A window of Trichoderma atroviride chromosome 3, complete sequence contains these coding sequences:
- a CDS encoding uncharacterized protein (EggNog:ENOG41~TransMembrane:9 (i142-162o222-243i286-306o312-331i402-422o442-460i467-489o495-513i534-553o)) translates to MSRASPSSPPPAADTAARAGAAAEAEAEADRIRHRASNEYHVSSSFSAESADRSKARSSINFNSNTEAKIRNPLIGIPRRTLLNDVDDFCRTKSLEDYRSIIRKGALVAQDPTGYEDITGSEALSPQEVEALRNEVLHKWRIPWTLFLTVVTCSIGAAVQGWDQTGSNGANLAFPRAYGIDSDSIHDKLVVGLVNAAPYIGTSLVGCWLSDPLNYHFGRRGAIFASANFCLWPVLGSAFCNTWPRLLICRLLMGVGMGAKASTVPIFAAENSPAPIRGALVMSWQLWNAFGIFLGTCANLAVMGIGAEAWRYQLGSAFIPAVPLVCLVYFCPESPRWYIKKNRYRDAMRSLLRLRNNPIQAGRDIYYIHVQLEVEAEFTGSSNYVKRFIELFTLPRVRRATLAAFTVMIAQQMCGINIIAFYSSTVFLDAGASQTGSLWASWGFGLVNFLFAFPAVWTIDTFGRRSLLLFTFPQMAWTLLAAGLCNLIPGKNGAHLGFVAFFIYLFAAFYSPGEGPVPFTYSAEVFPLSHREMGMAFAVATCLFWAAVLSITFPPDACQARCHRFIWIICALQRHGIGHDFPLASGDEAANAGRAGLHLRRALARLYEVSGDQDVAVVDQAMDLVPEGRDARAAVYTGCG, encoded by the exons ATGTCTCGTGCCTCAccttcatcaccgccaccaGCCGCTGATACTGCAGCCAGAGCCGGAGCTGCAgccgaagctgaagctgaagctgaccGTATCCGCCACAGAGCCTCCAACGAGTACCATGTCTCGTCGTCCTTCTCAGCAGAGTCTGCAGACCGCTCAAAGGCGCGGAGCAGCATAAACTTCAACTCCAACACGGAAGCAAA AATCAGGAACCCACTCATCGGCATCCCGCGACGGACTCTGCTCAACGATGTCGACGACTTCTGCCGCACAAAGTCGCTGGAGGACTATCGCTCCATCATCCGCAAGGGCGCGCTTGTTGCCCAGGACCCTACTGGCTACGAAGACATCACCGGCTCCGAGGCCCTGAGCCCGCAAGAGGTTGAAGCTCTCCGCAACGAGGTGCTGCACAAATGGCGGATCCCCTGGACGCTGTTCCTGACCGTCGTTACGTGCTCCATCGGTGCTGCGGTGCAGGGCTGGGATCAGACGGGGTCAAACGGCGCAAACCTCGCCTTTCCTCGTGCTTACGGCATAGACTCTGACAGCATCCACGACAAGCTCGTTGTCGGCCTCGTCAATGCTGCGCCGTACATCGGGACATCGCTTGTCGGCTGCTGGCTGTCGGATCCCCTAAACTATCACTTTGGCCGCCGCGGAGCCATATTTGCGTCTGCCAACTTCTGTCTTTGGCCCGTCCTGGGGAGTGCCTTTTGCAATACGTGGCCCAGGCTGCTGATATGCCGTCTGCTTATGGGCGTGGGGATGGGCGCAAAGGCATCTACTG TGCCCATCTTTGCGGCAGAAAACTCACCAGCCCCCATCCGAGGCGCTCTCGTTATGAGCTGGCAGCTGTGGAACGCGTTTGGGATTTTTCTCGGGACTTGCGCTAACCTTGCAGTCATGGGAATCGGTGCTGAAGCTTGGAGATACCAGTTGGGCTCGGCTTTCATCCCGGCTGTGCCACTTGTGTGCCTTGTTTACTTTTGCCCCGAGTCGCCGCGTTGGTATATCAAGAAGAACAGGTATAGAGATGCTATGCGATCTTTACTCCGCCTCCGAAACAACCCCATCCAGGCCGGTCGCGATATTTACTACATACACGTTCAGCTCGAAGTAGAGGCCGAGTTCACCGGCTCTAGCAACTATGTCAAGCGATTTATAGAACTCTTTACCCTGCCTCGAGTCCGTCGCGCGACTCTGGCCGCCTTTACCGTCATGATTGCGCAGCAAATGTGTGGTATCAACATTATTGCCTTTTACTCGTCTACTGTCTTTCTGGATGCTGGAGCAAGCCAAACCGGATCTCTCTGGGCCTCGTGGGGGTTTGGTCTGGTCAACTTCTTGTTCGCCTTTCCTGCCGTGTGGACGATTGACACGTTTGGTCGGCgatctctcctcctcttcacctTTCCGCAGATGGCATGGACGCTGCTGGCTGCAGGTCTCTGCAACCTGATACCCGGAAAGAATGGAGCTCATCTGGGCTTTGTTGCCTTCTTTATTTACTTGTTTGCAGCCTTTTACTCGCCAGGCGAAGGTCCTGTTCCGTTTACGTATTCCGCCGAAGTGTTTCCTCTGTCACACCGTGAAATGGGCATGGCCTTTGCGGTAGCGACCTGTCTGTTCTGGGCGGCTGTGCTGTCCATCACGTTCCCCCCTGATGCTTGCCAGGCTAGGTGTCACAGGTTCATTTGGATTATATGCGCTCTTCAACGTCATGGCATTGGTCATGATTTTCCTCTGGCTTCCGGAGACGAAGCAGCGAacgctggaagagctggacTACATCTTCGCCGTGCCCTCGCGCGTCTTTATGAAGTATCAGGTGACCAAGACGTTGCCGTGGTGGATCAAGCGATGGATCTTGTTCCGGAAGGACGCGACGCTCGAGCCGCTGTATACACTGGATGTGGCTGA